From a region of the Arvicanthis niloticus isolate mArvNil1 chromosome 6, mArvNil1.pat.X, whole genome shotgun sequence genome:
- the LOC117711119 gene encoding olfactory receptor 1f45-like, giving the protein MGSTNQSSVSEFLLLGLSRQPQQQQLLFLLFLIMYLATVLGNLLIILAISTDSRLHTPMYFFLSNLSFSDVCFSSTTVPKVLASHILRSQAISFSGCLTQLYFLCVFADMDNFLLAVMAYDRYVAICHPLHYTSKMTHQLCALLVVGSWVVTILNALLYTLLMAGLSFCGDNIIPHFFCDVIPLLKLSCSDTHLNDLMILTEGTMIIVTPFVCILISYIHITCAVLRVSSTGGRWKAFSTCGSHLAVVCLFYGTIISLYFNPSSSHSTGSDMAAAMMYTVVTPMLNPFIYSLRNRDMKGALRKVLTMKFLSKQ; this is encoded by the coding sequence atgggAAGCACCAACCAGTCGAGCGTCTCCGAGTTCCTGCTCCTGGGACTCTCCAGgcagccccagcagcagcagctcctcttcctgctcttcctcatCATGTACCTGGCCACTGTCCTGGGAAACCTGCTCATCATCCTGGCCATCAGCACAGACTCCCGCctgcacacccccatgtacttcttcctcagcaaCCTGTCATTCTCAGATGTCTGCTTCTCCTCCACCACTGTCCCCAAGGTGCTGGCCAGTCACATACTCAGGAGTCAAGCCATTTCCTTCTCTGGGTGTCTCACACAGctgtattttctctgtgtgtttgctgATATGGACAATTTCCTGCTTGCTGTGATGGCCTATGACCGGTATGTGGCCATATGCCACCCTTTACACTACACATCAAAAATGACCCATCAGCTCTGTGCCCTTCTAGTTGTTGGGTCATGGGTGGTAACCATCCTGAATGCTCTGCTGTACACCCTTCTCATGGCTGGACTCTCATTTTGTGGGGACAACATCATCCCCCACTTCTTCTGTGATGTGATTCCCCTCCTGAAACTCTCCTGCTCAGACACACATCTCAATGACCTGATGATTCTTACAGAGGGAACTATGATCATTGTCACCCCATTTGTCTGCATCCTGATCTCCTACATCCACATCACCTGTGCTGTCCTGAGAGTTTCATCCACAGGAGGAAGGTGGAAAGCCTTCTCCACCTGTGGCTCGCACCTGGCTGTGGTCTGCCTCTTCTATGGCACTATCATATCCCTGTATTTCAACCCCTCATCCTCTCATTCAACTGGAAGTGACATGGCAGCAGCCATGATGTACACAGTGGTGACCCCCATGCTGAACCCTTTCatctacagcctgaggaacaGGGACATGAAAGGGGCTTTAAGGAAAGTGCTTACCATGAAGTTTCTATCTAAGCAGTAA